The window CGGCGGGGAACCGCGCGCCCGGCGGGCGGCAGAGCACGCCGTGCCGTGCCGCCGAACGTGTCCGCGGTGACGTGCGGAGCACGCGTACGACCGGGGGCGGCCACCCTGCGTGCGGGTGGCCGCCCCCGGCCGCGTGCATGTGGTCGAGCGGTTCAGACGGTCAGGAGATCAGCTCGATCTCCGCCAGCGTCGCGGCACTGTCGGCGACCAGCCGGTACTGCGTGTACGTCCCCGGCGCGTGCACCGAGAACACCCGGGTCTGCTTGTCCCAGGCGAACGTCTGGCCGGACCGCTTGTCGAGGTCCTTCCAGGACTTCCCGTCCGTCGAGCCCTGCAGCACCCAGCCCGTGGGGGCCTTCGCCGCGGTGGCCGAGGTCAGGGTGTACTGGACGGCGTTCGTGCCCGTGGCGACCGGCAGGTCCGCCGTCTCGACCGTGGCCGAGGTGCCGGAGGAGTTGTCGTACAGAGCGCCGTCGCCCTTGAGCACGTCACCCCTGGGCGCGGGCACCTTGTCGTCCTTGGTGATGGAGACCGGGGCCGCGTCCTTGCCCGTGCCCCACGCCGACGGCTTGGAGCCCATGTCGAAGTCCAGCACACCGCCCTTGGCGAGCAGGTCGTGCGGCAGCGAGGTGGAGGTCCACTTCTTGCCGTTGACCTTCAGGCCCTGGACGTAGATGTTCGTCGAGCTGTTCTTCGGCGCCTTGACGACGAGGTCGCGGCCGTTCTCCAGGTGCACGGTCGTCTTCGTGAAGAGCGGAGAGCCGATCGCGTACTCGCCACTGCCCATGACCAGCGGGTAGAAGCCGAGCGAGGAGAAGAGGAACCAGGCCGACTGCTCGCCGTTGTCCTCGTCGCCGTGGTAGCCCTGGCCGATCTCGCTGCCGGTGTACAGCCGGCCGAGGACCTCGCGGACCTTCTCCTGGGTCTTCCAGGGCTGCGAGGCGGCGTCGTACATGTACGTGGCGTGGTGCGCGACCTGGTTGCTGTGGCCGTACTGGCCCATGCGGACGTCGCGTGCCTCGGTCATCTCGTGGATGACACCGCCGTAGGAGCCGACGAACTCGGGTCCGGCGGTCTCCGGGGTGGAGAAGTACGTGTCCAGCTTCTTGGCGAGACCGTCACGGCCGCCGTAGAGGTTGGCCAGGCCCTTGCTGTCCTGCGGAGCGGTGAAGGCGTAGCCCCAGCCGTTGGTCTCCGTGTAGTCGTAGCCCCAGACACGGGGGTCGTACTGGTCGGAGGGCAGGCGCCAGTCGCCGTTCGCCTTCCTGCCCTGGAAGAAGCCGGCCTTGTCGTCGAAGAGCTTGACGTAGTTCCGGGCGCGGTTGAGGAAGTACTCGGACTCCTCCTTGTAGCGCTCCTTCTTCGTCTTCTTGTAGAGCGCCTGGCCCATCTGCGCGATGCCGTAGTCGTTGAGGTAGCCCTCCAGCGACCAGGAGAGGCCCTCGTGCGTCGAGGTGTTGGCGTATCCGGTGAAGACCGACGTCTCCATGCCCTTGCGGCCGACGCCCGAGGAGGGCGGGGTCACCGTGGCGTTCTTGACCGCCGCGTCGTACGCCGCCTCGGCGTCGAAGTCGACACCCTTGACGTAGGCGTCGGCGAAGGCCACGTCCGAGCTGGTCCCGGTCATCAGGTCGGAGTAACCCGGGGAGGACCAGCGGGAGATCCAGCCGCCGTCCTTGTACTGCTGGACGAAGCCGTCGACCATCTTGCCGGCCTGCTTCGGCGACAGGAAGGAGTACGCCGGCCACGTCGTCCGGTAGGTGTCCCAGAAGCCGTTGTTGACGTACACCTCACCCTTGACGATCTTCGCGCCGGTGTGGGTGGGGGTGTCGGACCCGGTCTGCGGCGAGAACGGGCTCGCGTAGGTGGAGACCCCGTCGACCTGCTCGAAGCCCGAGTTCGGGTAGAGGAAGAGCCGGTACAGGCTGGAGTAGAGGGTGGTCAGCTGGTCGGCGTTCGCACCCTCGACCTCGACCTTGCCGAGGATCTTGTCCCAGGCCTTCTGCGCGTTCTTGCGCACCTTGTCGAAGGAGGTCTTCTCCGGAAGCTCCATGGCGAGGTTCTTCTTCGCCTGGTCGACGCTGATCAGCGAGGTGGCCAGGCGCAGACCGACCTTGTGGTCCTTGCCCGCGTCGAAGCGGAAGAAGCCGGTGACGTCGTCACCGCCGCCGCCCTTCAGCTTGCCGCTGTCGGTGACCGGCGCGTCGAAGGAACCGTATACGAACAGCCGGGTCGCCCCGGTGGAGCCGCCGCTCTTCACGTCGGAGTAGCCGGTGAAGGAACCGGTCTCCGGGTCGAGGGTGAGGCCGCCGTCGTTGGAGATGTTGTCGAAGACGAGGCTCGCGTCGTCACCGGGATAGGTGAACTGCATGCGCGCCGCGTGGTCGGTGGGCGTCATCTCGGCCTTGAGGCCGTTCTCGAACGTCACGCCGTAGTAGTGCGGCGTCGCGGTCTCGTTCTCGTGGCGGAACGGCAGCGCGCGGGCCGTGCGGGAGGCGTCGGGGGTACCGGCGGCCACCGCCGGCATCAGCTGGAAGGTCTGGCGGTCGCCCATCCAGGGGCTCGGCTCGTGGCTGGCGCTGAAGGCCTGCAGGGTGGGCAGGTTGTCCGCGTTGTTGCCGCGCGAGTAGTCGTAGAGCCAGCTCGTGGTGCCCGCGTTGGTGACCGGCGTCCAGAAGTTGAAGCCGTGCGGGACCGCGGTCGCGGGGAAGTTGTTGCCGCGCGAGAAGCCACCGCTGGAGTTGGTGCCGCGCACCGTCGAGGCGTAGTCCGAGAGGTGCGCCTTGCGCTTCTCCGGGGCCTTCGGGGCGAGCGAGATGTCGTCGATCCAGCCCTGGAACTTCGACGGGCCCTTGGGGGAGTCGTACGCCACCAGGATCCGGTCGACCGTCTTGCCGGCGGCCACCGTGCCGATGCGCGAGGCGACCTTGTTCCACTGGTTGACGTACAGCCGCTTGGCGTCGGCCTGGCCCTGCGGGGTGAGCAGCCCGCCGTGGGAGTCGGTGGCCTTCAGGTCGCTGAGGTACGTGCCGTCGGTGAACGCGAGGTCCACGGCCACGTGCGTGGCGGGGTAGTCGAGGTCCGTCTCGGTCATCTGCGGATAGACCAGGTAGGACAGCTGCGTGTCCTTGGTGACCGCCGTGTCGACGTCGAACACCTTGTTGTACGAGTACGCCCGGCCGTCCGGCTTGTGCGTACCCGCGTAGCGCAGCGCCTTCTTCCCTGTGAAGCCGGCGCCCTGCTTGGCGGTGGGGGAGCCCGACGGACCGCGGTCGGCCTGGCTGCGCATCTCGGCGGGGGCGGGCGTCGTCGTGTCCCCGTCGGAGAACTGGACGTCGGAGAGCTGGATCGCGTCCGAGGCGCCGTTGTTCTTGGTGAACTCCAGACGGAAGTGCTGGTAGGCGGTGTCCGTCTCGAAGTCGTACGACTTGGTCTGGTGGCGCTCGGAGAACGCCTCACCGGTGCGCGAGTCCAGGTCCGTCCAGGCCTTGCCGTCGGCGGAGCCCTTCAGCGTCCAGTCCTTCGGGTCCCGCTCGGCGTGGTCGTTGGCCGAGGTCAGGGCGTAGGTGACGACCTTGGTGGGCTCGGAGAGGTCGAACTCGACCCAGCCGGTCGACGCGAAGGCCAGCCATTTGCTGCCCGGTTCCACGTCGACCAGGTTCTCCTTGACCTCACCGGAACCGGCGTTCTCGCCGCTCGCCCGCAGATCCGTGACCCGGTCGGTGACATTGCCCGGTATTCCGGCGGTGAATCCACCGTCGACACCCGATGCCCGCTTTTTTCCGTCCCGGCCTTCTTCGACCGTGTTGCGCCAGTCCGGCTGCTTCTCGTCGGATTCGAAGGAGGAACTGAACGTCGTTTCGCGGGACGGTTTATGGGCGGCGGCGGACGACTGCGCGAAGGCCGTCGTGGGCGCTGCGAGAGCCAGCACGAGAGAGGCCGCGAGGACCGCGGCCGAGGTGCTTTGTCTGTGGCGCGAGCCTTGCTGGGGACCACGTAGGGGCTGCATACGGAGCCATTCCTCCCGGGGACATGCTTGGACAACGTTGTCATCATGCAATACGTGTTCCAGTAGGGAGCCAAGTGACCGCATGTGTCAAGGGTGTTGCACGGGGTCGCCCTGGTGATTCGACCGTATTGCGAGAAACGGTGCATCCGTGCGAGGGCGCGCGGTGCCGAGGCGTCCGCGAGGTCTCAACTCGGGAAAGACTGCCGCTCAACCATGCATTCGATCTTGCTCAGTTGGCGGCAAGTGGACTATACCTGTCGGCGTCTGCACAGCCGCTTCACAACGGCGCGCGGACGCGGGGGAGGGCGCACGTCCGCGGGGTCGCGAGAAGCGGCCTGCTATACGGTTCCCGGAACTCCTCCACTGCATCCGGTATGACGAAATGTGCACGACCCCAGCGCAACCGACCGCGGTGGCGGGACCCTTCGCCTGAGGCGAATTCACCATGGGTGACCGGTACACCGCCTGAGTCCTGTAGAAGGCGAGGACTTGAGCATGGGATCCACCTCAGGCCGCACGAATGAGGGCCTTGGCCGTCGCGATCTGATCAAGCGTTCTGCCGCACTCGGCCTGATCGCTGTTCCGACGATGAGCTTCCTGTCGGCCTGCGCGAGCAGCGACGGCGGAAGTGACGAGAAGGCCGAAAAGGGCACCAAGAGCGCGAAGAACCCGCTCGGTGTCAACGAGACCGCCGCTCTCGAGGTCGTCATCTTCAACGGCGGGTTCGGTGAGCAGTACGCCATCGACGCCGAGAAGAAGTACAACGAGGCCTTCCCCAAGGCGCCGAAGGTCAAGCACGCCGCGACCGAGAAGATCCAGTCGACGCTGCAGCCGCGCTTCAACGGCGGCACCCCGCCGGACCTCATCGACAACTCGGGTGCCGAGCAGATGGACATGGGCGTCCTGGTCGGCAAGAAGCAGCTGCTCGACCTCACGCCGCTCATGGACGCCCCGTCCTACGACGACCCGGCCAAGAAGGTCCGCGACACGCTGCGCCCCGGTGTCCTGGAGATGGGCCAGTTCGACGGCGACCCCGTCTGGATCATGTACTACGCGTACACGGTCTACGGCGTCTGGTACTCCCAGACCAACCTCGAGAAGCTCGACGCGACGTACCCGGAGAACTGGGACGACATGCTCGCGCTCTGCGAGAAGGCGAAGAAGAAGGGCATCGCCGGCTGGACCTACCCCGGCAAGTACCCGTACTACCTGCCCTTCTCGCTGTACCCCTTCATCGGCAAGATCGGCGGCCGCGAGGTCCTCGACAAGATCGACAACCTCGAGCCGAACGCCTGGAAGGACCCGGCCGTCAAGGCCGCGTTCGAGGCGTACTACGAGCTCTACAAGAAGGGCTACATCCTCAAGGGCACGCCCGGCCTGACCCACATCCAGTCGCAGACCGAGTGGACCAAGGGCAAGGCGCTCTTCATCCCGAACGGCTCGTGGGTGGAGAACGAGGCCGCCCCGACCACGCCGGACGACTTCAAGATGATGGTCGGCGCGCCGTCCAGCCTCGACTCGTCCGACAAGCTGCCCTTCGGCACCATCTGGGCGTCCGGCGGCGAGCCCTTCGTCGTCCCGGCCAAGGCGAAGAACCCCGAGGGCGCGATGGAGCAGCTGCGCATCATGCTCAGCGAGGACTCCTCGAAGAACTTCACCAAGTCGGTGAAGTCCCTCAGCGCCTTCAACGGCGGCACCGACGGGCTGACGCTCTCCACCGCCATGCAGTCCGGCGTCGACGTCCTCAAGACGGCCGGCGACAACGTGGTGAACCCGCGTCTGCAGGACTGGTACGTGAAGCTCCAGAAGGAGCAGATCGGCATCGCCGGCATCGGCGAGATGATGGCCGGCCGCGCGACCCCGGCGGAGACCATCAAGAAGATCCAGGCCTTCGCGGACGCGGCGGCCAAGGACCAGTCCATCAAGCACTACAAGCACCAGTGAGCAACCGTCACCAGCGGCGGCACCCGCTCAGAGATCGGGGTCGGTAAACGATGCAGCACGGCAAGTACCGGTTCATCGCGGGATTCCTCGTGGTCCCGCTGGCGTTGTACGCCATCTTCGTCATCTGGCCCTTCGCCCAGTCCATCTACTACTCGTTCACGGACTGGACCGGACTCAGCCCGGACTTCCGGATGGTCGGCTTCGACAACTACAGTCGGATGCTCGACGACGACATCTTCTGGAAGTCCCTGCAGCACAGTGTGCTGCTCGCCCTGCTGCTGCCGCTGGTGACGCTGGGCCTCGCGCTCTTCTTCGCCTTCATGCTCAATGTCGGCGGCCGTCGGCGCAAAAGCGCCGCGGTCGCCGGGGTGCGCGGCTCCTCCTTCTACAAGATCGCGTACTTCTTCCCCCAGGTCCTGTCGATCGTGATCGTGGCCCTGCTGTTCCAGTTCGCGTTCAACCCGTCGTCCGGAATGCTGAACGAGGCACTCAAGGCCGTCGGTCTCAAGAGCCTCCAGCCGGACTGGCTCGGCGACCCCGACCTCGCGCTCTACTGCGTGATGGTCGTCCTCATCTGGTCGACGGTCGGATTCTTCGTCGTCCTCTTCTCCGCCGGCATGGCGTCCATCCCGAAGGACTTCTACGAGGCGGCGCTGCTCGACGGCGCCAGCCGCATCACGACGTTCTTCAAGATCACGCTCCCGCTGCTCTGGGACACCGTGCAGTCGGGCTGGGTCTACATGGGCATCCTGGCGCTCGGCGTCGAGGCCTTCACCGCCGTCCAGGTCATGACGGTCGGCCCGGGAGGCCCGGACTACTCCACCACCGTCCTGCCGCTGTACGTCTACCAGACGGCCTTCCGGGACGCCCAGGCCGGTTACGCGACCACGATCGGCGTCGGTCTGCTCATCGTCACCATGCTCTTCGCGGGCATCGTGATGCGACTGGGCCGGCGCGAGCGGCTGGAGTTCTGATGCCGGGCCCCTCACGGCACGGCGACCGGACGACCGGCGGCAGGCAGAACAGTTCGGTCCCGGTGGCCGGCTCGACAGTTGTACGAGGTGAGCACGCATGAAGGTCACTGAGACCCCTCCCGCCGTCCCGGCCCAGCGCTCGCCGGTGACGAAGACCGGCGCTCCCGCAGGTGAGACGGCGAAGAGCAGCGAGGGCAAGGTCCTCAACGTCTTCTCGCACGGAGTGCTCATCATCTGGGCGGTGCTCGTCGTCATGCCGCTGCTCTGGGCGGTGATGGCGTCCTTCAAGACGGACGACTCGATCCTGTCGACGCCCTGGTCGCTGCCGGACAAGCTCCACTTCGAGAACTGGTCGCGCGCCTGGAACCAGGCGCACATGAGCGACTACTTCCTCAACACCATCATGGTGGTGGGCGGTTCGCTCATCGGCACGCTGCTGCTCGGCTCGATGGCGGCGTACGTGCTGGCGCGGTTCGACTTCCCGGGGAACCGGTTCATCTACTTCCTCTTCATCGGAGGGATGAGCTTCCCGATCATCCTGGCGCTGGTCCCGCTGTTCTTCGTCATGAACAACATGGGGCTGCTGAACTCGGTGCACGGACTGATCCTGGTCTACATCGCCTACTCGCTCCCGTTCACGGTCTTCTTCCTCACCTCGTTCTTCCGGACCCTGCCGACGTCGATCGCGGAAGCGGCCATGCTCGACGGGGCCTCGCACAGCCGCACCTTCTTCCAGGTGATGCTGCCGATGGCCAAGCCCGGCCTGATCAGCGTCGGCATCTTCAACTTCCTCGGCCAGTGGAACCAGTACATGCTGCCGACGGTGCTGAACACCGACCCGGACGGCAAGGTCCTCTCCCAGGGCCTGGTCGAGCTGGCCACCAGTCAGGGGTACAAGGGCGACTGGTCCGGTCTCTTCGCCGGTCTGGTGATGGCGATGCTGCCCGTGCTCCTGGCCTACATCGTCTTCCAGCGGCAGGTCGTCGCCGGTCTGACGGCGGGGGCGCTCAAGTAGGACCACGACGGGACGATCTCCCGCCGCTCACGCACACAGGAAGGCCGCGCCCCGTGAGGGGCGGGGCCTTCCTGCGTGTTCGTGGGCAGGGGGACGGGTGCCGAGGCGCCGCCCGTTCCGGATTCCGGGGAGACGGAGGGCTCCAGTCCCGCATTCCGGAACTTCAAACATGGTTCGCGTACTGGTTCGGCACCGGTCCGGGTGCGGGAGCGTCACAAGATCTGGTCCGTACCAGGCATACGTACCGCACCCGCTCGAAGGGGACTTGATCCGCCGTCGGGTGTGGATGAAGGTGGACGCCGGGTCACTTCGGTGACTTCAACAAGCGCTTACTGAGCGGCTGTTGGTACGGGGGCCAAGGGGGGCACCGCGTGGGCGGCGGGCGGCGGATCCATCATCCGTCGCGTGGCCGACGCGCGTAGACCGGCATGCGCCGAAACAAGAACTCTCTCCTTGCAGCGCTCCCGGACGTCTTCCTCCGGTCCCGTGAAAGGGGAGTTCATGGCTGACGAGATGGTGCTTCGCGCCCAGAGATTCATCAACACCACGTACGGCAACGGCGCGACCCTCGGCATGTCGAAGCTCGACGAGAACGGCCGGACCAGCTGGACTGTGATGTACGCCCTGACCCGGGCCCTGCAGTACGAGATGGGCATCGGGTCGCTCTCCAACAACTTCGGCGACGGCACCCTCGCCGCGATCGCGTCGAAGTACGGCAAGCTGGACGCGAGCACGGTCCCCTCCGCGAACTTCTGCCGGATCCTCCAGTCCGCCCTGTACTGCAAGGGGTACGACGGCGGTGACATCGACGGCACGTACAACTCCCGTGTCCAGGCCGCCGTGGCGAAGCTGCACCAGAACATGGGCGTGGACGTCACCTACCCGGGCGGCGCCCTCTGGCCCAAGACCGTCAAGGGCCTGTTCAACATGGACGCCTACGTCACGGTCAACTCCGGGTCCGACACCATCCGCTCCATCCAGCAGTGGCTGAACGGGCGTTACGTCCTGCGCAAGGACTTCTACATCATCCCGTGCGACGGCCACCACTCCCGTGACGTCGCGAAGTCGATGCTGTACGCCATCCAGTACGAGCTCGGCATGGCCGACGGCACGGCGAACGGGGTCTTCGGCCCGGGCACGCAGACGGGTCTCAAGAGCCACACGCTGTCCACCGGCAGCTCCGGCGTGTGGGTCCAGCTCTTCACCGCCGGCATGGTGCTCAACAAGCGCCCCGTGGCCTTCTCGTCCTCGTTCACCTCCTCGCTGGCCTCCGCCGTCAGCACCTTCCAGTCGTTCATGCACCTCGCCGACAACGGCACGGCCGACTTCCGCACCTGGTCCTCACTCCTGGTCTCCTACGGCGACCAGACGCGGCAGGGCGAGGCCTGCGACGGCGTCACGAAGATCACCCCGGCCCGTGCGCAGGCGTTGAAGAGCGCCGGCTACAAGTACATCGGCCGCTACCTCTACAACCCGTCCACGACCGACCTGCCCGAGAAGGAGATCCAGCCCGGCGAACTCGCCACGATCAAGGAGTACGGGCTGCGCTGCTACCCCATCTACCAGACGTGGGCCCGGTCGGTGGACTACTACAGCCCGCAGCAGGGCGTCACGGACTGCGCGAACGCCGCGTACAAGGCCGAGGAACACGGGTTCAAGCCCGGCAGCCGGATCTACTTCGCGGTCGACTACGACGCGGTCGACGACGAGGTCACCTCGCACATCCTCCCGTACTTCAAGAGCGTGGCGGACCAGATGAGCCGGATGGGCAACCCGTACAAGATCGGTGTCTACGGCCCGCGCAACGCGTGTTCCCGCATCTCCGACGCCGGCTACGCGGGAACCAGCTTCGTCTCCAACATGTCCTCCGGCTTCTCCGGCAACCTCGGCTACGCGATGCCGGAGAACTGGGCGTTCGACCAGATCGTCACGAAGTCGATCGGGTCCGGCGACGGTCACATAGAGATCGACAACAACATCGCCTCCGGGCGGGACACGGGACAGGGCGACTTCGACGCGCCCCCGGCCCAGAAGCTCGACATCGGCTTCGACCTCTCCTACTGGGAGGCACTCGCCGACGAGGCCACCGAATACATGAAGTCCATCGGCAGAGGCGAGCAGTCGAACAACATCTACACCCGCAGGCAGTGCCTGGAGACGATCATGTCGCTCGACGACGTCATCACCTCCACCGCCCGCCGCTACCGGATGCGCAAGGCCCTCATCCAGACCACCGCCTTCTGGGAGTTCTGCCACTACGGGCAGGAGGACCTCATCAAGGACGGCGGCGTCGGGTTCTACTACACCGGCACCGTCCCCGACTGGGCCCAGAACCTCCCCGGTGTCTCCAAGGTTCAGGACAGCAGCACCGGCGTCGGCCAGATCCAGGGCCGCATCGGGATCCTCGCGTGGAACAACTCCATCAACGCGGGCCTCGCGGACGGAACGATCCTCGACCCCGCGGACGTCCGCCCGAGCCCGGACTCGGACCGGTACAAGATGTGGATCAAGCTCCTGGAGGACAACGCCTACAACGTCCGGACCGTCGCCCACATCCACATCTGGGGCGCCGACGGCAAGCAGGGTGACGCGGAGGAGATACCGCAGCGCCGCCCCGCCCTCGACTACACGCAGACCGAGATCTACGAGGTGCTCCGCCGCTACCAGGGCCCGGTGGAGCCCGCGTTCAGCGACGCGACCCTGCGGATGCCCCTCTACGCGATCTTCGAGAAGTACAACAGCGCTGTCCGGGGAGCCTGACGTTCCGTGTTCGCAGCATCAGACCCCTACCAGGGGCACAGCTTCACGGCGCTTCTGGCGATCCTGATCGCGGGAGCGGCGGCCTTGTGCGCCATCGCCGTACACCTGTGCTCGCGGCTCGCGCGGCGGAGCCGTCAGGCCCGTACCCCGGCGTCGACGTGGCGTGACGTCACGCTGCTGGCGTCGGCCGGCGCCCTCGCCCTGTACCTGTGGGGCTGCCTCCACCTGCTCCTGCTCGACCGGCAGGAACGCGGCACACGCTGCGCGTACGTCGACGGCGAGCTCCAGAGGCCGGGTGCCGAGGCGGCCACCGGAGACTTCATCCCGCTGCGGCTCGTGTGCCGCATGCCCGACGGCACCAGCCACACCGCCGTCGTCCCCGACTACATCAACCCGACCATCGCCGTACTGCTGCTGCTCGCCCTGGGAGCGGGGACCGTCTCCCTGCTGCTCCACCGCAAGCGGCAGGCGACCCAACGGAAGGCAGGCCGATCGTGATCCGTACCGAGATGTCCCGCAGACACGCACTCACCGTGGCGGCCGGAGTCACCGCCGCGAGCCTCGCCTCGGGCGGGGTTCTCGCCGCCCCGGCCGCCGCAGCCCCAGCCGTGACCGGCGCGCCGCCCCACCGGAACGACCGGCTGAAGAAGGCGCTCAGTGATCTGGCGGACCGCCGCCGGAGGCTCCTGACCGGCCGCCCGTCCGGGAACGGCTGGGAGATGCAGAAGGCCGTCGACGCGGAGGGCGAGATCGTCACGCACTCCGTGGCGGGCACGGGGCTGAGGGTCTCCCTGCGCGAGGGTGACGCCGCCACGCTGCTGCTGCACGTCGTCCGCCGCTTCCACTACGAGATCGACGCCCTGGGGCTGCCGGGTGAGCCGACGCCGATCCAGGGCTGGGTGGCCCCCGGGAAGGTGCGGGACACCGCCCGGCCGCGCTCCAACCAGGCGTCGGGGACGGCGGTGGTGATCAGGCCCGGCACCTACCCGCCCGGCGTGCGGGGCGGCCTGACCGCCGCGCAACAGCTCGTGCTCCGGGACGTCATCGCCGATACGGAGGGGCTCGTCCGCTGGGGCGGCGACGACCGGCCGGCGGACGAGGGCCTCTTCTACCTCGCGGTGGGGCCGGACGACACGAATCTGCCGGGCGTCGCCGCGAAGCTGCGGGCATGGCGGGAGACCCCCGGCAGGGGAGCCGGAGTCATCGTGGACGTGGCGGAGCCCACGCGGCGCCGCAGGGCCGAACGCTTCCGGTAGGCCGGAGGCGCCCACGGCCCGGGCCGGGTCACCAGCAGTGCCCGTGCGGGGCGGACGTCCATGCGTCCGCCCCGCACGGTCGTGAGCGGACGCGGAGACGTGCGCGGGGCAGCAGATGTGAGCGCGGGCGCGCCAGTCGGATCACGCGGACCAGCAAGTGCCGTGCGGGCCCTGCCGGTTGGGGTGGACGGCCCGGTCGGCCGCGCCCGCCCCGCCGTTCACGGCGTGAACTGCCGCCGCCGACCGACGGCCTGTGCGGCCGGCCGCCGCGAGCCCCCGACGGCGTTGTGCGGCAGGGTATTTCGGCGGCGGCGGCCGGAAGCCGGTGGAACCACCGGCCGGGCGGCGGGGTTCGGCGACCCCGCAGAACACGCCTGCGGACGGCGAATCACCGTCTCCTGCGCGTGCTCCCCGCAAGGCCCTGCGGGTTCGTGCGGACAGCGGTCGAAGGCGTCGGCGGGCCGCGGGAGTGAGGTGCTCGTCGGAGGCCCCCACTGCTCAGGTCTTGACGGGGGGCACCCCAAAACGCTCAGCTTAGGGTTCACATGTTAGAGAAAACGGCAGGAGTGAGTGAGTCGATGGAGACTCCGGGGTCGCAGACATCTCTGCATCGGGCCAATCTTGAGCGGGTCGTGCGTGCCGTAAGAATGGCGGGGTCCCTGACCCAGGCCGAGATCGCCAGAAGCACCGGCCTCTCCGCGGCCACTGTCTCCAACATCGTGCGCGAACTCAAGGACGGCGGCACGGTCGAGGTGACGCCCACCTCGGCCGGCGGGCGCCGTGCCCGCAGTGTCTCCCTCAGTGGGGACGCAGGAATCGTCATAGGGGTCGATTTCGGGCACACCCACCTCCGGGTGGCGATCGGCAACCTCGCCCACCAGGTGCTGGCCGAGGAATCCGAGCCGCTGGACGTCGACGCCTCGTCCGCGCAGGGCTTCGGCCGGGCGGAACAGCTGGTCAACCGTCTCGTCGAGACCACGGGGATCAACCCCGAGAAGGTGATCGGCGTGGGGCTCGGCGTGCCGGGACCCATCGACGTCGAATCCGGAACCCTGGGCTCCACCTCGATCCTGCCGGGCTGGACGGGCATCAACCCGAGCCAGGAGCTCGCCGGCCGCCTCGGGGTCCCGGTGTACGTCGACAACGACGCCAACCTCGGGGCGCTGGGCGAGCTCGTCTGGGGCAGCGGCCGCGGGGTCAGGGACCTGGCGTACATCAAGGTCGCGAGCGGTGTGGGCGCCG is drawn from Streptomyces sp. NBC_00178 and contains these coding sequences:
- a CDS encoding glycoside hydrolase domain-containing protein; its protein translation is MADEMVLRAQRFINTTYGNGATLGMSKLDENGRTSWTVMYALTRALQYEMGIGSLSNNFGDGTLAAIASKYGKLDASTVPSANFCRILQSALYCKGYDGGDIDGTYNSRVQAAVAKLHQNMGVDVTYPGGALWPKTVKGLFNMDAYVTVNSGSDTIRSIQQWLNGRYVLRKDFYIIPCDGHHSRDVAKSMLYAIQYELGMADGTANGVFGPGTQTGLKSHTLSTGSSGVWVQLFTAGMVLNKRPVAFSSSFTSSLASAVSTFQSFMHLADNGTADFRTWSSLLVSYGDQTRQGEACDGVTKITPARAQALKSAGYKYIGRYLYNPSTTDLPEKEIQPGELATIKEYGLRCYPIYQTWARSVDYYSPQQGVTDCANAAYKAEEHGFKPGSRIYFAVDYDAVDDEVTSHILPYFKSVADQMSRMGNPYKIGVYGPRNACSRISDAGYAGTSFVSNMSSGFSGNLGYAMPENWAFDQIVTKSIGSGDGHIEIDNNIASGRDTGQGDFDAPPAQKLDIGFDLSYWEALADEATEYMKSIGRGEQSNNIYTRRQCLETIMSLDDVITSTARRYRMRKALIQTTAFWEFCHYGQEDLIKDGGVGFYYTGTVPDWAQNLPGVSKVQDSSTGVGQIQGRIGILAWNNSINAGLADGTILDPADVRPSPDSDRYKMWIKLLEDNAYNVRTVAHIHIWGADGKQGDAEEIPQRRPALDYTQTEIYEVLRRYQGPVEPAFSDATLRMPLYAIFEKYNSAVRGA
- a CDS encoding ROK family transcriptional regulator gives rise to the protein METPGSQTSLHRANLERVVRAVRMAGSLTQAEIARSTGLSAATVSNIVRELKDGGTVEVTPTSAGGRRARSVSLSGDAGIVIGVDFGHTHLRVAIGNLAHQVLAEESEPLDVDASSAQGFGRAEQLVNRLVETTGINPEKVIGVGLGVPGPIDVESGTLGSTSILPGWTGINPSQELAGRLGVPVYVDNDANLGALGELVWGSGRGVRDLAYIKVASGVGAGLVIDGHIYRGPGGTAGEIGHITLDESGPVCRCGNRGCLETFTAARYVLPLLMPSHGPDLTMDRVVQLAREGDPGCRRVIGDVGRHIGSGVANLCNLLNPSRVVLGGSLAEAGELVLGPIRDSVSRYAIPSAARQLSVLPGALGGRAEVLGALALVLSEMGDSTLLESTLPAATPAFT